A stretch of Kaistella flava (ex Peng et al. 2021) DNA encodes these proteins:
- a CDS encoding T9SS type A sorting domain-containing protein — MLKNYLFVFLFLQVILLSAQQNINGTIHDLNHFPGSYPKGLKLIGDDLIFSVKTTSSYNEPFKYNLVTKKITLIKDELQTTPCDIKSSEFYELNQKIFFLNNNNSSYLELFELNLATNSVTKIKNVASYYSSDKLKVKVYNNKLFIVLKDKLYVSDGTAAGTFQITKLQYASENFAEKDGNIYFFGSDATSGKELWKSDGTVEGTSLVKDLTQYGSSAINGNEYVYNINGKIVFPATSEYNYGLWSTDGTNAGTIKFFDLAGSGFSFAPFENSGNDKLIFKNNGQFWISDGTESGTKATETAAGYTMIKKLVSFKNKTFISTDNKIYFKDEGDFIQEVPTYLNKSLDMVTVSSEGNLLIFKDQDIYYPHLYFYNGQSFQDIGVNYGEDVFYPEKDDKIYFAGFTETTNNGYETEKNIELFSYNKSTNSAAIEKDIFSGLSSKPRYFIENNNVVYFIANDGYYDQVFKIDSDKNITKLSNLSTRLPDNFLKYNPMMKSGNEVYFRAEGIIRTSGTKESTSMISLPVGERLMEMYPLNDHQVILKSYHSLNGFMRIWRLDNNSNIPVLLLEQPADSVYSTVYDQDFLTTPSGVYFKMMQNNINQIWKTDGTIGGTLKISNLIGIYAHKNFLSVLNDKVFFTDGSFGSSQLNYIDDSSKLVNYVTDVHYIDPTNSFIINNRLNFFSSDVDGITKYYLSSTDGTAAGTIQTKNIGQSISSGEMVKCDNSYYFLPMNNSTALWRSDGTATGTYKIYDTNNQSNYWPTCLNKELYTVRDHAILTKTNGQPGNIIDISMKVDDEIITPNTQMMFLYSDGKRLYSSTTYKNLGAELFVSDVIESLATSDQDFIKSKSKITLYPNPAKDVVNIKIDTNETIINVTITDYSGRSLLSDAGNSIDVSSLNAGVYFITIKTSGKIYSSKLIKK, encoded by the coding sequence ATGCTGAAAAATTACTTATTTGTATTCCTTTTTCTTCAAGTCATCCTTCTTTCTGCCCAACAAAACATTAACGGAACGATACACGATCTCAATCACTTTCCAGGCTCTTATCCTAAAGGTTTGAAATTAATTGGTGATGACCTTATTTTTTCGGTTAAAACCACTTCTTCTTATAACGAACCTTTTAAATACAATCTCGTAACTAAAAAAATTACTTTGATAAAGGATGAACTACAAACGACACCATGTGATATTAAGAGCAGCGAGTTTTATGAACTTAACCAAAAGATCTTTTTTTTAAATAATAATAATTCCTCTTACTTAGAATTGTTTGAACTTAATCTAGCGACAAATTCTGTAACAAAAATTAAAAATGTTGCTTCCTATTACAGCTCCGATAAGCTAAAAGTAAAAGTTTATAATAACAAATTGTTTATCGTGTTGAAAGATAAATTGTATGTAAGTGACGGAACTGCAGCTGGCACCTTTCAAATAACGAAGTTGCAATATGCCAGTGAGAACTTTGCGGAAAAAGATGGGAATATTTATTTTTTTGGAAGTGACGCAACTAGCGGCAAAGAACTTTGGAAATCGGATGGAACAGTTGAAGGAACATCTTTAGTTAAGGATTTAACTCAATATGGGTCTTCCGCAATTAATGGCAATGAATATGTTTATAATATTAATGGTAAAATCGTTTTCCCCGCAACATCTGAATATAATTATGGCTTATGGTCTACAGATGGAACAAACGCAGGCACCATAAAATTTTTTGATCTTGCAGGATCAGGTTTTAGTTTTGCCCCTTTTGAGAATTCAGGTAATGACAAATTAATCTTTAAAAACAATGGTCAGTTTTGGATTTCCGATGGTACAGAAAGTGGAACGAAAGCTACCGAAACTGCTGCCGGATATACAATGATTAAAAAGCTAGTCTCTTTTAAAAACAAAACATTTATCAGTACAGACAATAAGATTTATTTTAAAGATGAAGGCGATTTCATTCAGGAAGTGCCAACTTATTTGAATAAATCATTAGATATGGTTACCGTTTCTTCCGAAGGTAATTTGTTGATTTTCAAGGATCAGGACATATATTATCCACATTTATATTTCTATAACGGACAAAGCTTTCAAGACATTGGAGTAAATTATGGTGAAGATGTGTTTTATCCTGAAAAGGATGATAAAATTTATTTTGCCGGATTTACAGAAACAACAAATAATGGCTATGAAACGGAAAAAAACATTGAACTTTTCAGTTATAATAAAAGCACGAATTCTGCAGCTATAGAAAAAGATATTTTCAGTGGTCTATCCAGTAAACCGAGATATTTCATAGAAAACAATAATGTGGTTTATTTTATCGCGAACGATGGTTATTACGATCAGGTTTTTAAGATTGATTCTGATAAAAACATTACAAAACTTTCAAATTTAAGTACGCGGTTGCCTGATAATTTTTTAAAGTACAATCCCATGATGAAGTCGGGCAATGAAGTCTATTTTCGAGCGGAAGGAATAATTAGAACTTCAGGAACTAAAGAAAGTACATCAATGATTTCTTTGCCTGTGGGTGAAAGATTGATGGAAATGTATCCTTTAAATGATCATCAGGTTATTCTGAAATCTTATCATTCTTTGAATGGGTTTATGCGTATCTGGAGACTTGATAATAATTCTAATATACCGGTTTTGTTATTAGAACAACCCGCAGACAGTGTATATTCTACGGTTTATGATCAGGACTTTCTGACCACTCCAAGCGGTGTCTATTTTAAAATGATGCAAAACAATATTAATCAAATCTGGAAAACCGACGGAACAATTGGAGGTACTTTGAAAATTAGCAATCTGATAGGAATATATGCTCACAAGAATTTTTTATCGGTACTTAATGATAAAGTTTTCTTTACAGATGGTAGTTTCGGATCCTCTCAACTCAATTATATTGATGATTCTTCTAAGCTTGTTAATTACGTGACCGATGTTCATTACATAGATCCTACAAATTCATTTATTATAAACAATAGGTTAAATTTCTTTTCTTCTGATGTTGATGGAATTACCAAATATTATTTATCAAGTACTGATGGAACTGCGGCAGGAACTATTCAAACGAAAAACATTGGTCAAAGTATCTCCTCTGGAGAAATGGTAAAATGTGATAACTCGTACTACTTTCTGCCCATGAACAATTCCACAGCACTATGGAGAAGCGACGGAACCGCAACTGGCACTTATAAAATTTACGATACTAATAATCAAAGTAATTATTGGCCAACATGTTTGAATAAAGAATTATATACCGTGAGAGATCATGCAATCCTTACTAAAACAAATGGACAACCTGGAAACATTATAGATATTTCAATGAAAGTTGATGATGAAATCATTACCCCCAATACCCAAATGATGTTCCTGTATTCTGATGGTAAAAGACTTTATTCCTCCACAACTTACAAAAACCTGGGTGCTGAACTATTTGTTTCGGATGTTATAGAAAGTTTGGCAACTTCGGATCAAGATTTCATCAAGTCTAAGAGTAAAATTACTCTTTACCCGAATCCGGCGAAAGATGTGGTAAATATAAAAATTGATACGAACGAGACCATCATTAATGTTACAATTACTGATTATTCTGGAAGATCATTGCTGTCTGATGCAGGTAATTCTATTGATGTTAGTTCATTAAATGCTGGAGTTTATTTCATCACCATAAAAACATCTGGAAAAATTTATTCTAGTAAATTAATTAAGAAATAA
- a CDS encoding phosphatase PAP2 family protein, with amino-acid sequence MIKFIKDFYRNSSPKLLISLLFFLAALLVLGVITNEIVVEKEEEIDFLVFQFFKTHFVRAGLTQYMYVITQFSSAPFIKIAYPFLIVILLAFKFYRKALFTFVTAVGGLLLIYGMKMFFARPRPPYPLLYKEESFSFPSGHATLSFILYGTLAYFIWLTDLPKVWKYMAMVFLILLSLTIGFSRVYLRVHYPSDVLGGFCLGYSWLFLMIYTFRK; translated from the coding sequence ATGATTAAATTTATTAAAGATTTTTACCGAAATAGTTCGCCGAAATTATTGATTTCGCTTCTGTTTTTTTTGGCAGCATTATTAGTATTGGGAGTGATTACTAATGAAATCGTTGTTGAAAAAGAAGAAGAAATAGATTTTCTGGTTTTTCAATTTTTCAAAACTCATTTCGTAAGAGCGGGTTTAACGCAGTACATGTATGTAATCACCCAGTTTTCTTCGGCGCCATTTATAAAAATCGCATATCCGTTTCTAATAGTTATTTTACTGGCTTTCAAATTTTATCGAAAGGCATTATTCACTTTTGTTACAGCCGTAGGCGGCTTGCTTCTGATCTATGGAATGAAAATGTTTTTTGCTCGACCACGACCACCTTATCCGCTTTTGTATAAAGAAGAGAGTTTTAGTTTTCCCAGCGGTCATGCGACTTTAAGTTTTATTCTTTATGGAACTTTAGCCTATTTTATCTGGTTAACAGATTTACCGAAAGTATGGAAATATATGGCCATGGTATTTCTGATTTTGCTTTCGCTTACGATTGGTTTCAGTCGAGTTTATTTGCGGGTGCATTATCCAAGTGATGTTTTGGGTGGATTCTGTTTAGGTTATTCGTGGTTATTCCTGATGATTTATACGTTCAGAAAATGA
- a CDS encoding T9SS type A sorting domain-containing protein, whose translation MLKIKVILFLFLSVQFIYSQTFAPYVTIPSQKEPTGTLIADMNNDGLNDLIVKFGSDSGMIGIFYQQEDGSLGPVQNISLNSYYANSFDVGDLNQDGLNDLVISHGTKYSIIFQNPAGGFMPRQEVEMSTSCGVIRIGDINNDQKNDIVLVTYNQVNYLSQTQAGIFVLTSHDYPQNGFTEFKIVDINNDQLNDLIFSNPGRATLYTFLQKSTGGFDAPVATYSNNWMNDFAVGDLNQDGLTDLVSNVNISGNSKINVYYPSFNQYIFYSYISYPVYGNSGTIEIADLNNDGKNEIIIGHPGYNSYSIFSSNYNNYKLISNSYMPYNNSVDTQSLSIGDLNNDGLKDLVFSYTSGINIIYNTTPILAINESDIIREKIYPNPVLDFISLQNNHINAEYMISDYSGKTVRKGKVQSNNKIDVSTLVASPYVLKLKGTKSEISLKFIKK comes from the coding sequence ATGTTAAAAATCAAAGTTATTCTATTCCTTTTCCTTTCGGTTCAGTTTATTTACAGCCAAACTTTTGCACCCTACGTAACAATTCCTTCACAAAAGGAGCCAACTGGAACCTTGATCGCAGACATGAACAATGATGGTCTTAATGATCTTATTGTGAAGTTTGGAAGTGACAGTGGTATGATTGGAATTTTTTATCAACAAGAAGACGGCAGTTTAGGTCCAGTACAAAATATTTCTTTAAATAGTTATTATGCAAATTCTTTTGATGTAGGGGATTTAAATCAAGATGGGTTAAATGATTTAGTGATAAGTCATGGTACAAAGTATAGTATTATTTTTCAGAATCCTGCGGGAGGATTTATGCCGAGACAGGAAGTGGAAATGTCTACATCTTGCGGGGTAATAAGGATCGGCGATATCAACAATGATCAAAAGAACGATATTGTACTGGTGACCTATAATCAAGTTAATTACTTGAGTCAAACGCAAGCAGGCATTTTTGTCTTGACTTCACATGATTATCCGCAAAATGGTTTTACGGAATTCAAAATAGTAGACATCAATAATGACCAATTAAATGATTTAATATTTTCTAATCCTGGGAGGGCAACTCTTTATACATTTTTGCAGAAATCGACGGGTGGTTTTGATGCTCCGGTCGCTACTTATTCTAATAACTGGATGAATGATTTTGCAGTCGGCGATCTGAATCAAGATGGTTTAACTGATCTTGTTTCCAATGTTAACATCAGTGGTAACTCAAAAATCAATGTTTATTACCCCTCATTTAACCAATATATTTTCTACAGCTATATCTCTTATCCAGTGTACGGTAATTCTGGAACAATTGAAATTGCAGATTTAAACAATGATGGCAAAAATGAAATAATTATAGGACATCCTGGATACAATAGTTATAGTATATTTTCCTCGAATTATAACAATTATAAATTGATCAGCAATAGCTATATGCCTTATAATAATTCTGTTGATACTCAAAGTTTATCCATCGGTGATTTAAATAATGATGGTTTGAAAGATTTAGTATTTTCTTATACAAGCGGCATAAATATCATTTATAATACTACTCCGATTTTAGCTATAAATGAATCAGATATAATCAGAGAAAAAATCTACCCAAATCCTGTTTTAGATTTCATAAGCCTGCAGAATAATCACATTAATGCCGAATATATGATCTCTGATTATTCCGGGAAAACAGTACGAAAAGGTAAAGTGCAATCTAACAATAAAATTGATGTTTCTACTCTTGTTGCATCACCTTACGTATTAAAACTAAAAGGGACCAAAAGTGAGATCTCCCTTAAATTTATCAAGAAATAA
- a CDS encoding nucleoid-associated protein has product MISKIIIHKVGNKINQESLVLSQDEYRPEEGMLEMLEDFFLKAFKSEEQFQFYSDTYLVHNPVYNSVSEIFEDITKFKDESENIAEHLYDITENPRVQPGEVFICYFEGEETAGVKIDSIGIFKTENKTPFLKVFPEGDTFDIEKDYGISLTKLDKGCIIYNNFKESGYAVSVVDNNKNGDMYYWFEDFLKVKQRDDEYFHTQETLSVYKEFITKQLPQEFETTKADQAEFLNKSIEFFKDKEQFDYDEFTKEVLQDENVIESFGNFKSDYEQEMQVSISEDFAINESAVKKQSRGFKSIIKLDKNFSIYVHGDRKMIEQGQDENGKYYRLYFEKEQ; this is encoded by the coding sequence ATGATCTCCAAAATAATCATCCATAAAGTCGGAAACAAAATAAATCAGGAATCGCTTGTTCTATCGCAAGATGAATATCGGCCAGAGGAAGGAATGTTAGAAATGCTCGAAGATTTTTTCTTAAAAGCTTTTAAATCTGAAGAACAGTTTCAGTTTTACAGCGATACTTATTTGGTTCATAATCCGGTCTATAATTCGGTATCGGAAATTTTTGAAGATATAACCAAATTCAAAGATGAGTCTGAAAACATCGCCGAACATCTTTATGACATCACCGAAAATCCACGTGTACAACCGGGTGAAGTTTTCATCTGTTATTTTGAAGGTGAAGAAACTGCAGGTGTTAAAATTGATTCCATCGGTATTTTTAAAACGGAAAATAAAACGCCTTTCTTGAAAGTTTTTCCGGAAGGTGACACTTTTGATATTGAGAAAGATTACGGTATCAGTTTAACAAAATTAGATAAAGGTTGTATTATTTACAATAACTTTAAAGAATCTGGTTACGCCGTTTCAGTCGTCGATAATAATAAAAATGGCGACATGTATTATTGGTTCGAGGATTTCTTGAAAGTAAAACAGCGTGACGATGAATATTTCCACACTCAGGAAACTTTGTCCGTTTACAAAGAATTCATCACCAAACAATTGCCACAGGAATTTGAAACTACCAAAGCTGATCAAGCGGAGTTTTTGAATAAATCAATTGAGTTCTTCAAAGATAAAGAGCAGTTTGATTACGATGAATTTACCAAAGAAGTTTTGCAGGATGAGAATGTAATCGAGAGTTTTGGAAATTTCAAATCCGATTACGAGCAGGAAATGCAGGTTTCAATTTCAGAAGATTTTGCCATCAATGAATCGGCGGTGAAGAAACAGAGTCGTGGTTTCAAAAGTATTATCAAACTCGATAAAAACTTTAGTATTTATGTTCACGGCGACCGTAAAATGATTGAGCAGGGACAAGATGAAAATGGAAAATATTACCGTCTTTATTTTGAGAAAGAACAATAA